The following proteins are encoded in a genomic region of Chlorogloeopsis sp. ULAP01:
- a CDS encoding ChaB family protein, translated as MTYNNIEQSSEENRSNNVEQLQQESQSNNTEELQQESRSNNQQELPEEIRGENLPQEAQQIYVAALKAAKSDGISEEGARQIALNSVHEMFEKGLDGQWYAKGEVTAQHHKAVTSGGN; from the coding sequence ATGACTTATAACAATATAGAACAATCATCTGAAGAAAATAGAAGTAACAATGTAGAGCAATTGCAGCAAGAAAGCCAAAGTAACAACACAGAAGAATTACAACAGGAAAGTAGAAGCAACAATCAACAGGAATTGCCAGAAGAAATCAGAGGAGAAAACTTGCCTCAAGAAGCTCAACAAATTTATGTTGCTGCTCTCAAAGCTGCAAAAAGTGACGGTATCAGTGAAGAGGGCGCTCGTCAAATAGCTTTGAATAGCGTCCACGAGATGTTTGAAAAAGGTTTAGATGGTCAATGGTATGCCAAAGGTGAAGTTACCGCTCAACATCACAAAGCTGTAACCTCTGGCGGTAACTAA
- a CDS encoding DUF2834 domain-containing protein yields the protein MVIRKIILWVIWLGFVAYTLWLAPLDQADTWPLGWKLLTLQWGKLNTFISVIFTLMGVWPMIYGAMMFADGRIQNFRVWPYFLGSNFTGVICLLPYLIFRKSNQEFYGKIDKWLRFFDRRSTGFFLLVGTIALLVYAVTTGDWQDYIRQFQTRHFVHLISIDFCLMCLIFPITSLFEDDMARRGIKDTRIFWVVALLPLFGPLFYLCLRPPLMETLEESKNTEIKNKFAPSGV from the coding sequence ATGGTTATTAGAAAGATTATTCTTTGGGTAATTTGGTTGGGATTTGTCGCCTACACTCTTTGGTTAGCTCCCCTAGATCAAGCTGACACCTGGCCTTTAGGATGGAAATTGTTAACACTCCAATGGGGTAAACTCAATACTTTTATCTCGGTGATTTTTACTTTGATGGGGGTTTGGCCGATGATTTACGGCGCGATGATGTTTGCTGATGGCAGAATTCAAAACTTTCGCGTTTGGCCATATTTCCTCGGCTCAAACTTTACTGGAGTAATTTGCCTTTTACCATATTTAATTTTCCGCAAATCTAATCAAGAATTTTATGGAAAAATAGATAAATGGCTGCGATTTTTTGACCGACGTTCAACAGGATTTTTTCTTTTAGTTGGTACTATTGCTCTCTTAGTTTATGCAGTCACAACTGGAGATTGGCAGGACTACATTCGTCAATTTCAGACTAGGCATTTTGTACATTTGATTAGTATCGACTTTTGTTTGATGTGTCTGATATTCCCCATCACCTCTTTATTTGAGGATGACATGGCACGTAGAGGAATTAAAGATACTCGCATTTTTTGGGTGGTGGCACTCTTACCTTTGTTTGGCCCATTATTTTACCTTTGCTTGCGTCCACCTTTAATGGAAACTCTAGAAGAATCAAAAAATACCGAAATAAAAAATAAATTTGCTCCCTCAGGTGTTTAG
- a CDS encoding cation diffusion facilitator family transporter has product MSGSHNHSHSHKQLNYNRAFAIGLILNAGFVIVEATYGFLSNSLALVADAGHNLSDVLGLVLAWGASFLSHRPPTQRYTYGLRRSSILAALLNAIILLLVMGGIGWEAIRRFSNPSPIPGSVVIGVAIAGVIINTITALMFLSGRKRDINIRGAFLHMAADAMVSLGVVLAGVAILTTGWLWFDPAISLIVVVVVVINSWQLLWESLNLALDAVPIGIEFLAVRTYLSELPGVTEVHDLHIWGMSSSEVALTAHLVIPNGHPGDAFLAKIVQELHDNFGIEHTTIQLEIGDPNNPCVLAPHNLV; this is encoded by the coding sequence ATGTCTGGCAGTCACAACCATAGTCATAGTCACAAACAGTTGAATTACAATCGTGCCTTTGCGATCGGACTAATCCTTAATGCTGGATTTGTCATTGTAGAGGCAACCTACGGTTTTTTGTCTAACTCTTTGGCGCTTGTGGCTGATGCCGGACACAATTTAAGTGATGTTTTGGGGTTAGTGCTGGCTTGGGGAGCAAGTTTCCTGTCTCATCGCCCACCTACCCAACGCTACACCTATGGACTCCGTCGTTCTTCGATTTTAGCTGCCCTGTTAAATGCTATTATCCTGCTGTTGGTAATGGGGGGAATTGGTTGGGAAGCAATTCGCCGCTTCAGCAATCCTAGCCCTATCCCCGGTAGCGTAGTTATAGGAGTGGCGATCGCAGGAGTGATCATCAACACGATCACTGCCTTAATGTTTCTTTCTGGTCGTAAACGAGACATCAATATCCGTGGTGCATTTTTACATATGGCTGCTGATGCTATGGTGTCTCTTGGTGTTGTCTTAGCAGGTGTTGCTATTTTGACAACAGGTTGGTTGTGGTTCGACCCTGCAATTAGTTTAATTGTGGTTGTAGTTGTTGTTATTAATAGCTGGCAACTTCTTTGGGAATCTCTTAACTTAGCACTCGATGCCGTTCCCATCGGCATTGAATTTCTTGCTGTTCGTACTTATTTGAGCGAACTACCAGGTGTAACAGAAGTTCATGATTTACATATTTGGGGAATGAGTTCTTCAGAAGTAGCTTTAACTGCCCATTTAGTGATACCAAATGGACATCCAGGAGATGCATTTTTGGCTAAGATTGTCCAAGAACTCCACGATAATTTTGGCATTGAACACACAACTATTCAATTAGAAATTGGCGATCCAAATAATCCTTGTGTTTTAGCTCCACATAACCTTGTTTAA
- a CDS encoding carotenoid oxygenase family protein encodes MQTTRSQQDFTSSISKPYTMEDWRGANRSLTQEFDYWIEDVEGEIPTDINGTLYRNGPGLLDIFGRPVHHPFDGDGMVCAISFSNGRAHFRNRFVRTEGYCAEQAARRMLYRGVFGTEKPGGWLANAFDLRKKNVANTNIIYWGGKLLALWEASHPHRLEPQTLETLGIETLDGLLNKDSPFAAHPMIDPGDASREPRLVTFAIKPGPLTTIIVYELDLTGKVVQKHDHKIPGFAFIHDFAITPNYCLFFQNPVSFNPLPYILGFRGAAECIKFQEQNPTKIWVIPREPSQSAQCILADPCFVFHHANAFEQGEEIIVDSICYETFPGVDHNLNYQETDFDSRPPAQLWRFQIDVKTQTSLRHQVDKRACEFPFIHPALIGKHHRWIFLAAAHQPEGDAPQQAIIKVNPESGEQQFWSTAPKGFVGEPVFVPRASYIETQGSEDDGWVFTLVYNAAHNRTDVVILDGKNLEKGPIANLHLKHHIPYGLHGSFTSQVEDSD; translated from the coding sequence ATGCAAACAACTAGATCCCAACAAGATTTTACCTCCTCTATATCCAAACCTTACACAATGGAGGACTGGCGGGGAGCTAACCGTTCCTTGACACAAGAATTTGACTATTGGATTGAAGATGTAGAAGGAGAAATTCCTACAGATATTAACGGTACTCTATATCGTAATGGCCCTGGGCTACTAGATATCTTTGGTCGGCCTGTTCATCACCCTTTTGATGGAGATGGCATGGTGTGTGCGATTTCCTTCTCAAACGGACGTGCTCATTTTCGCAATCGCTTTGTGCGTACAGAAGGTTATTGTGCAGAACAAGCAGCAAGACGAATGCTGTATAGGGGAGTTTTTGGTACTGAAAAACCGGGAGGCTGGCTGGCAAATGCTTTTGACTTGAGAAAGAAAAACGTTGCCAACACTAACATCATTTACTGGGGTGGAAAATTACTAGCCCTTTGGGAAGCTTCTCATCCTCATCGTCTGGAGCCGCAGACATTAGAGACTTTAGGCATCGAAACTCTAGATGGTTTGCTGAATAAAGATTCGCCCTTTGCAGCCCATCCGATGATAGATCCAGGCGATGCAAGTCGAGAACCACGCTTAGTCACCTTTGCTATCAAACCAGGCCCATTGACAACTATTATTGTTTATGAGCTAGATTTGACGGGTAAGGTTGTACAAAAACACGACCACAAAATCCCAGGCTTTGCCTTTATCCACGACTTTGCCATCACGCCTAACTATTGTCTGTTCTTTCAAAACCCTGTTTCTTTTAATCCTCTGCCCTATATATTGGGGTTTCGAGGTGCGGCAGAATGTATCAAATTTCAAGAGCAAAACCCGACGAAAATTTGGGTAATTCCTCGCGAGCCGTCACAATCAGCACAATGTATTCTTGCCGATCCCTGTTTTGTTTTCCATCATGCCAACGCCTTTGAGCAAGGTGAAGAAATCATTGTAGATTCGATTTGTTACGAAACCTTTCCTGGTGTCGATCATAACCTTAATTATCAGGAAACTGATTTTGATAGCCGTCCTCCAGCACAACTTTGGCGTTTTCAAATTGATGTGAAAACGCAGACATCACTACGGCATCAAGTTGATAAACGTGCTTGTGAATTTCCGTTTATTCATCCCGCACTCATTGGTAAACATCATCGTTGGATATTTTTAGCAGCTGCCCATCAACCAGAAGGAGATGCTCCCCAGCAAGCAATTATTAAAGTAAATCCGGAATCTGGCGAACAGCAATTTTGGAGTACGGCACCCAAGGGATTTGTGGGTGAACCTGTCTTTGTACCTCGTGCCTCCTATATTGAGACACAAGGGAGCGAAGATGATGGTTGGGTGTTTACACTAGTTTATAACGCTGCTCATAACCGTACCGACGTGGTAATTCTAGATGGCAAGAATTTAGAAAAGGGGCCGATCGCCAATTTACATCTTAAACACCACATCCCCTACGGATTGCATGGTAGCTTTACTTCTCAAGTGGAAGACAGTGATTAG
- a CDS encoding malic enzyme-like NAD(P)-binding protein — translation MTDLTPNSSFSLTLRLEIPNRVGMLANITQAISNNGGNFGQIDLIEQTRHISIREITVDAASTEHAEAIVQAVKALPDIKVLNVYDRTFNLHRGGKISIASRIPLKTVSDLAMAYTPGVGRICNAIAQDPEEVYKLTIKQNTVAIVTDGSAVLGLGNLGPEAALPVMEGKAMLFKEFAGIDAFPICLATQDTDEIVSTVKNIAPVFGGVNLEDIAAPRCFEIEERLRRELDIPVFHDDQHGTAIVTLAALFNALKLVHKSMDQIRIVINGAGAAGIAIARLLRKAGAEKIWLCDSKGILSNSRTDLTEEKQEFAVKAQGTLAGAMQGADVFIGVSIPGVLTPEMVRSMTKDAIVFAMANPIPEIQPELVSSEVAVIATGRSDYPNQINNVLAFPGVFRGALDCRAATITTSMYLEAASAIASLIKPTDLDREHIIPSVFDERVATTVAAAVQRAARQDGVARS, via the coding sequence ATGACAGATCTGACTCCTAACTCTAGTTTTAGTTTGACACTCCGCCTAGAAATTCCCAACCGCGTGGGAATGTTGGCTAACATAACTCAAGCAATATCCAATAATGGTGGTAATTTTGGTCAAATAGATCTCATTGAGCAAACCAGACATATTTCCATTCGCGAAATTACTGTTGATGCTGCAAGTACCGAACACGCTGAAGCGATCGTACAAGCAGTTAAGGCATTGCCAGATATTAAGGTACTAAATGTTTATGATCGTACCTTTAATCTGCATCGCGGCGGCAAAATTAGCATAGCTAGTAGAATTCCCCTTAAAACCGTATCTGACTTGGCAATGGCATATACGCCTGGAGTCGGACGTATCTGTAATGCGATCGCTCAAGATCCAGAAGAAGTTTACAAATTAACCATTAAACAAAATACTGTTGCTATTGTTACTGATGGTAGCGCTGTTTTGGGTTTAGGAAATCTCGGCCCAGAAGCAGCATTACCAGTAATGGAAGGGAAAGCAATGCTGTTCAAAGAATTCGCAGGTATCGATGCTTTTCCGATCTGTCTTGCAACTCAAGATACAGATGAAATTGTTAGTACAGTTAAAAATATTGCCCCTGTTTTCGGAGGCGTAAATTTAGAAGATATTGCTGCTCCTCGCTGCTTTGAAATAGAAGAAAGACTGCGGCGGGAGTTAGATATTCCCGTTTTTCATGACGATCAGCATGGCACGGCAATAGTTACTTTAGCAGCCCTTTTCAATGCTTTAAAACTAGTACACAAATCAATGGATCAAATCCGGATTGTGATTAATGGTGCGGGTGCAGCAGGAATTGCGATCGCTCGTTTACTCCGCAAAGCTGGGGCAGAAAAAATTTGGCTATGCGATTCTAAGGGTATCCTCTCTAATAGTCGCACCGACTTAACAGAAGAAAAGCAGGAATTTGCCGTCAAAGCCCAGGGTACTCTGGCGGGTGCGATGCAAGGGGCGGATGTGTTTATTGGCGTCAGTATACCGGGAGTGTTGACACCAGAAATGGTGCGTTCAATGACGAAAGATGCAATTGTGTTTGCAATGGCAAATCCAATTCCAGAAATTCAGCCAGAATTAGTGAGCAGCGAAGTTGCTGTCATTGCCACCGGTAGAAGTGACTACCCTAATCAAATCAATAACGTTCTCGCTTTTCCGGGAGTATTTCGCGGCGCTTTAGATTGTCGGGCAGCGACTATTACTACCTCAATGTATCTAGAAGCAGCAAGTGCGATCGCTTCTTTAATCAAACCAACAGATTTAGATAGAGAACACATTATTCCTTCTGTATTTGATGAGCGAGTTGCCACTACTGTTGCTGCTGCGGTGCAACGTGCGGCACGCCAGGATGGTGTAGCTCGCTCTTAG